In the genome of Lynx canadensis isolate LIC74 chromosome X, mLynCan4.pri.v2, whole genome shotgun sequence, one region contains:
- the LOC115507717 gene encoding 60S ribosomal protein L31-like — translation MAPTKKTINKGHSAINEVATREYTITIQKRIHGVGFKKRDPQVLKEIWKFAMKETGTPVVPLDTRLNKTVWVKGIRNVPYRTCVWLSRKCNEDEVSPNKLYTLVTFVPVTTFKNLQLMWKRTNC, via the coding sequence ATGGCTCCCACAAAGAAGACTATCAACAAGGGCCATTCTGCCATCAATGAGGTAGCGACCAGAGAATACACCATCACCATTCAGAAGCGCATCCATGGAGTGGGTTTCAAGAAGCGTGACCCTCAGGTACTGAAAGAAATCTGGAAATTTGCCATGAAGGAGACGGGAACTCCAGTTGTGCCCCTCGACACCAGGCTCAACAAAACAGTCTGGGTCAAAGGAATAAGGAATGTTCCATACCGTACCTGTGTGTGGTTGTCCAGAAAATGTAACGAGGATGAAGTTTCACCAAACAAGCTCTACACGTTGGTTACCTTTGTACCTGTCACCACTTTCAAAAATCTTCAGTTAATGTGGAAGAGAACAAACTGCTGA